Part of the Raphanus sativus cultivar WK10039 unplaced genomic scaffold, ASM80110v3 Scaffold1881, whole genome shotgun sequence genome is shown below.
aacaaaatctttcagacaaaaagcaaaagaaaagagatggaCATACTTGGCCATGTAACTGCAATGCTTGTGTCTGATAGCCTGCCATATAACCTCATCGTCTTGCATCTTTCACTGATGAAAATCCGTACTTAAAGTCGGCGTTGATCAACAGACTTTTTATAGTTTCTGGTGCGCATCCGGTTCAATTCggtttaagttttaaaattttctgaagtttggtttggttcaattGATCTGGTTTATATACGTCCCGAAAAGAAGTAAATTACAGTTTTGACCCTTAACAAAGTGGTGTCGTATCAAATCAAAATCTCACACTTGGGTATATCCGccttctacttcttcttcaaCAACAATCTCTCTcagagccaaaaaaaaaaactgtacacATCGCCCAGAGCTCGGCCTAAACTATGTCTCAGTCTATTAACTTCTCAACTCTTTCACGCACTCCTCACCTTATCCACCTCCCTCCTCACTCACGCTTCAACCGTCCTCTCACCTCCTTATCCTTCCGCCAATTCACTCTCAACCACACTTCATTAATCACATCCTCCTCCTCGAAGCTCCTTCACTCTCCCGCTGAGCGATCCGTCGTAGCCGCGGCGGTCTCGACGGATACAGCGGGGATAGAGGTAGACACGGTGACGGAGGCGGAGCTGAAGGAGAACGGGTTCAGGAGCACGAGGAGGACGAAGCTGATCTGCACGATCGGGCCGGCAACGTGCGGGTTCGAGCAGCTGGAAGCGCTCGCGGAGGGAGGCATGAACGTGGCGAGGCTCAACATGTGCCACGGCACGCGGGAGTGGCACCGAGGGGTGATACGCAGCGTCAGGAGGCTCAACGAGGAGAAAGGATTCGCGGTCGCGATCATGATGGATACCGAAGGTAGTGAGATTCACATGGGAGATCTCGGCGGTGAATCTTCTGCTAAATCTGAGGTTTTgatcttctcttttctctccatCTCAATTAGATGCTTGATGTTGACATTATTGCGCGTAGGCATTTGTAACTGAATCCGAGATCCGAACCCGTATCCGTATCCGTATCAGATTCAGAAAGTAAAAATACTCGAACTGATCATGATGTAGGGCGGTAGTTCAAGTCTCGAGTGTTATTTGAACTGGACCAAACAGTAGCcgatagaaagaaaaaaataactgaCTCGAAGATTCGAATTAGTATTTGAAATGAGTATTCAAAAGCTAAATAACAACATCAAATACTCAATTTCATGTTTACTTCGATCATGTGTGTAAAAATACTATTAACCGAATCCTAAATGAGTTTTGGTCCAAACTCATTTAGCATTGGAGCAATTGGTTCACTGTTTGGATACTAGATTGGTCTTGAACAGAGTTACAAAATCTACCTAAACTCAGAAGTATTATTAACTAAATCCAAATGGGCCTACGAGACTTGGATCTGATCCCGGACATCGAATGCCCATGCCTAATGCTTGGTATGACAATTTTGTAGGATGGTGAGGTGTGGACGTTCACTGTTAGAGCCTTTGATTCTTCTCGTCCTGCACGTACCATCAGTGTCAGCTATGATGGTTTTGCTGAAGGTAAATGCCGCTTTATGTTTTTTTGCATTATAAAAGATTTAATGTGGAAATGTGGAAGAACATTTAGACACCTCTCGTTGGTCTGGGCCATTCAAACAATATTCTAGATTaatccaaaaataaacatttagatgatggttttgaatttgaaattggAAAACATTTGTGATGCAGATGTAAGAGTGGGTGATGAGCTTTTGGTTGATGGTGGAATGGTGAGATTTGAAGTGATTGAAAAGATTGGTCCTGACGTCAAGTGTCTATGTACTGACCCTGGACTGTTGCTTCCTCGAGCTAACTTGACTTTCTGGAGAGATGGAAGTCTTGTACGCGAGCGTAACGCTATGCTTCCAACCATCTCTTCCAAGGTCTCTCAACCTTTTCTCATCTTCCCTTTTGATTATTGATTCACCTTATTTGGTATATATTTGTGAAGACGGGAAACCTTGATATTTCTTCGCTGTGTCGGTCTTTGTTATTTTCACTGATGAATCTTTAATTGTTTTAACTTCAGGACTGGTTGGATATTGATTTTGGAATTGCTGAAGGTGTGGATTTCATTGCTGTATCGTTTGTCAAGTCAGCTGAAGTGATTAATCATCTTAAAAGCTATCTCGCTGCTCGTTCCTGTGGAGggtaagttaaaaaaaaaaggttcattACCAATGCTTCTTACTCTCTTTAGCTCATGTTGTAATCCTATTACGATGCAGGGACGTAGGAGTGATTGCAAAGATCGAGAGTATCGATTCCTTAACAAACTTGGAAGAGATTATCCTAGCATCAGATGGAGCCATGGTTGCAAGAGGAGATCTGGGAGCTCAGATACTCTTGAGCAAGTTCCAGCAGCTCAACAAAGAATCGTCAAAGTCTGCAGAGCGCTGAACAAACCCGTCATCGTTGCCTCTCAGCTACTCGAGTCCATGATCGAGTACCCAACCCCAACCAGAGCAGAAGTAGCCGACGTGTCTGAAGCAGTAAGGCAGAGATCAGACGCGTTGATGCTCTCTGGGGAATCAGCTATGGGTCAGTTCCCGGACAAGGCTCTCACGGTTCTCAGGAGTGTCAGTCTAAGGATCGAAAGATGGTGGAGGGAAGAGAAACGTTACGAGTCTACACCACTTCAACCCATTGGCTCTGGTTTTTCAGACAGAATCTCTGAAGAGATCTGTAACTCTGCTGCTAAAATGGGTAAAGTTTCATGTAAGACAAATCTCTCTGTTTAGTTTCTCATGTTTATGATCCGAACTTCTGCAGCAAACAACCTCGGAGTGGATGCTGTCTTCGTCTACACAAAGGACGGACACATGGCGTCTTTGGTCTCCCGGTGTCGCCCTGACTGCCCGATCTTCGCGTTCACGACCACAACCTCGGTGAGGAGACGGTTGAACCTACAATGGGGACTGATCCCATTCCGTCTAAGCTTCTCAGAGGACATGGAGAGCAACTTGAACAAAACATTCTCGTTACTGAAATCAAGAGGTATGATTAAGTCAGGCGACCTCGTGGTCGCAGTCTCGGACATGTTGCAATCCATCCAGGTAATGAACGTTCCGTAGATTCactcttttttaaaaaaaaaagaacatttctCCAAGACTGGTATCTGTTTCCTACTTTGTTGCTGTTTGGACTTACTTCTACATTAGATTCCTAAGGCATCGTATAACTGTTAACAGTGGACGATGCCATGAGTGTAAGCTTTTGCTTATTGTGTACTGTCTTTGGACTTTCAATAATATTAGTAATCTATTACAATATTTCAAATCCTCTTTTGTCGGATTTTGCATCTCCTGCCAGGAAGCCTTGTTAAAAAGAATTTGAACATATTGATTGAGGAAGGCGTTTTGGTTGAAAACTTTAAACAAGTCATGTGTGATACCAGAAAAGAAAGAATAACAGATTTAAATGACTTCTACCTATTTCGAAAATATACACACTTGATTCGTTGATCAAGATGCGGTGAGTCAAGATTATGGAATATTAGTTTCCCTCAATCGAAGTTTAGTTATCACACTTCTTGCTCGAGAGCAAGACAAAATGATATCAATTCACAGACGATCGACTATTCGACTTGCCACAAAGTCCATTTTATGTGTTACCAAATCCACGATCAAATTTAAGATCTTCTGACCAATTCCTTTATGTTCTAAATGTCTTTTCATTGCCGACAAAATGAAAATTGTATTTCATTTTTGAACGAAATCATGTTCTAAATTTAGGATAAGACGATATGATTTAGATTTACCAAACACGGacaatatttttacaaaatagttTACGTATATGCATTACTAAGTATTTAGCTCAGGGAAGACATAaaacttctaaaaaaaaaaaaaaaaaaggacataAAACTTCTTTGTGTATCTGAAACATACACGTTTTTCAATGTagagattaaaaatataacatattccCTTCAATTACTTATagttattagatttttattgatttatatttgtaataaataaatcattacaaaatatgtatttatagcTGAAATTTAATGTGTTTATTAATACAtgtgaaaactctaaaatatgCATCATTTGAAATGGATAGACTATTAAAAAGTCTTTATATTACATTACGTTAGTACATTATATGACATTTTACTATGAGAAAAAACATTATATGACATTGCAAAACTGAAACAACAAATCAGTTTTTTGAGtgattatatgatatttttatctatcttattaaaacagaaacattataacttcttctaggtggattttaaattgaacatcacattattattcttagtctaacctttcatttaaatatttccttaaagagTTTAATATCAACTATCTATCATTTAATTCCACTATAAGATCTATGTCTATgcatctattaaacaaaatatatattcttttcgttagagtatactcacattatcatatttatattatatcatagtaaaaatataataatccctctcctttattatagtcaaatgaatacaataaatgtctctaatataaatataacacgaGTCTaagttcttaaaaaataaaaatataaatagatagaaacaaaaataaatattacacatgttattaaaaatataaatattacacgagtaggttgacaaaaaaatacaaatattacgcTAATCCTTTTTTCATCAACTTATACAAACTTAAACTGAGTAGATTgataaaaagatacaaatattacatgaatcattttttttacatGAATCCTTAGCCAgtcattatacaattttgattttttggtcTAGTTATTTCCTAAacaattgattcaattaaccaaataacttaaGAACACGTTTCCTCCCAtcattaaactataattatcttaaacacaaaatccattttaattaaaaacaattatttggaatcaaatactgatgaatcttaaaattttaaatagcttgatacagaacttttgaaactcaataataaagatatcaGAACACATTTTCTTAGATGTTCAAATAATCGAGGTTTGctttgaatatacactaaatagaatatactaacgtatattcttacttaaataacagaaacatcaatttatacttaaaaaacaattattggaaaacctcttcaccaagttgagtctattatgcctaaaatctcggttacaatcaaatattcacaatcaaattgtcagatttgaaaaatcatgaatatggaaaatcctcttctccaagtttattctactatacATAAAATCTCGATGTCAagaaattttgtatttattatatctgacttaataggttagaaattattcattttctcccactaaaatgtgtgtacaagtacttgtcttcgtattcatcattggacattcacaaaactttttgaaaaaatcccaaaaaacacaatgtcaaaaccaaatcagattggttgatattatattagtgtttttacTATACAGTtacagtataacatctttaaattaataatctataaattaatatttctataaattagtataatttcatagtctcaaattgagtttttggtacaattagtatctcgataaattaataatctctataaattaataaaaagttatagttttggtatagtcccaatttattaatttatagaggtttcactttatatctctaatacaccaatgaaaaattattaataggaaaaaacagttttaacattgttcttaaacaatatgttttagaaaaactcaaaattatataaaaccacatTATGTGAAAAGGAAAAATTCCAAAATTGTATAAACTAtcatagaatatatgttatattttaaaaataataaaaaaaaaaatatgtgcggtcgcgcgggtcatgatctagtattcTTTTAATCCACTAAATTAGAGGCTAGCCAGAGAACGTATTTTTACTTTAAACCAATATAGAGCAAATCATGTTGGAGGATTTGGTCATATCTCTATGTTTGCATCAACTTAAATCGATGGTCCCATCTCTATACAAATTTGAGTAAGTGGGCCTCCTAGAGACAACAATTTTTAGATTAGTCATGAAACAGTTCAATAATTCAATTATTGTACAGTCAGAATAGAGGCCTTAATTAATTAGCTAATTCCTTAAGGGTCCATAAGATACATATACAAACATTGTACAGAATAATAATACAGAAAACAACACCAACAATAGCAACAAATtaataaagaaattataatcCATCTTATTAGCTGTGATTCAACGACTAAACTATGAACATCATACATCTTGCCCACAGTAGGTACATATGCCTGCTTTgtgataattaataaattaatattaccagaaataaattgttttttacaTTGCCTCTCGTTCAACTATATTTTGGTGACCTTCCTCTAACACAAATAGTTTTGTAAATCATTTCTAATTCCGCTCTATTTTTCATTCTAatatagagtttagagtaaaagTACTTAAATAGTATTCTATTTCTTATTCtgtaaaaaaatagatttattttaaagatataataacTTGTTTTttcatcattctattttttactctaaaatagagtactATTAGAGTAAACTCtaattctataatagaattattcTACTTTAGAGTAAAAGTAGAGTAAACCATTAAAGATAGAACTCTTAATAACCTTACATtagcatattatatatatatatatatatatatatatattatataatatatatatatatatatatacacacacgtTAGCTTGGTTTGTCTCAAAATCCGAAATTACCAGAAAAAAGGAATATTTCCAAAGAAATCAACATCATAAGAGCATCTCTTTCtatattttactccaaaaatgAAAATGTGAAATATACTATAAACAAAAAGATCTTGGTGTTGatttctataaacaaaataatataatatacaaaTCAAGTTAACCAACTAGAAATAAAAGATTATTCCAAAAAATggagtattttctttttttatttatgtttcattTTTCACCTTTTAAAGTAAATCATGGAATGAAAAATAGAGGTACCCTAATTCCAAAACAGAAAGAGTCAAATAAATTGGTAGGGTAATGATGATGCAAAGCAGTATATATATGAGTGTGTAGATATCAATATTATCATTTCATATgatacacatatacatataagtGTGGTCAAGACCTTCATTATCAAAAAGAAACTTTATGTCTTTTTTTCAGAATAAAAACCTTTATGTCTTCTTCAGTCCTTATCTGATTTGCTAAATTTAATATTAGATCTGAACACTCTAACCCTAAACTCAATTTTCTCTTGTCCATGTATGCAATCAATCgtatgtttagaaaatatatctcttattttatattttcgtgGGTCCAGATTCcagtaggggtgggcaaaaaacccaaaccgaaccgaaccgaaccaaccaaaccgaaattaaaccgaaccaaaccaaaccgtgctctttatgtaacccaattggttcatgttttaactcaacccgaacggtttggtttggtttgggtttaaaccgaaccaaaccgaaccaaaccgataatccaatatatatatagtaaaaatatatatgatatatatatatatatgtattaacatattgtaaattttagataaagttttgtttttcattttttcataactttcatatctttaaaaaaattatagatacgattcaaataatactatttatataaaattatgtagcataagtttttatattctcactctatTGTTaatgagttgattattttttaataaaagtataaaactgatgccttcatattttataaccaacccgaactacaccgaaccaaaTTAGATCATAATAATGTCaaccgaactaaatctaaaccaaccaaaccaaaccgaattaaaacccaaaccgaacccaaaccaaagctactttggttttaattggtttgagttttataaaacccaaattacccaaaccaaaccgaacccaaaccgaacccgaaactaaaccgaaatgcccacccctagatTCCAGAGCTacttttatgtttattaattcGGTTCTGAATTTTATCCAGATTCAGAATTAAGATATGGTACGGTTTCAAGGAAACTATTGTAGTTAACGTCTTTTTCGTAATAACGTTTatatccaataaaattaaacttattttgtaaactaaaattCCTTACAATTTCAAGGCATCTTCggaattattaattattattattattattttttttttttaatcaaggAGTGATCTAGAGCCAAGACTATCCCTCTTAGACCGACGACAACTTACGTATTATTGCGATTTAACGCTAGTTCTGATGCGTAGAATCGAACCCGAAGGAAGCTCCAGCCGAAAACTCCTTTACCATTAGACCAAGACAACTTGGTTGCATCTTCCAGAATTTATTATGCACAAAACTTATTGTACATACTATATGTAGATCTGCATGAGTAATTTC
Proteins encoded:
- the LOC108863272 gene encoding LOW QUALITY PROTEIN: plastidial pyruvate kinase 1, chloroplastic (The sequence of the model RefSeq protein was modified relative to this genomic sequence to represent the inferred CDS: inserted 1 base in 1 codon) yields the protein MSQSINFSTLSRTPHLIHLPPHSRFNRPLTSLSFRQFTLNHTSLITSSSSKLLHSPAERSVVAAAVSTDTAGIEVDTVTEAELKENGFRSTRRTKLICTIGPATCGFEQLEALAEGGMNVARLNMCHGTREWHRGVIRSVRRLNEEKGFAVAIMMDTEGSEIHMGDLGGESSAKSEDGEVWTFTVRAFDSSRPARTISVSYDGFAEDVRVGDELLVDGGMVRFEVIEKIGPDVKCLCTDPGLLLPRANLTFWRDGSLVRERNAMLPTISSKDWLDIDFGIAEGVDFIAVSFVKSAEVINHLKSYLAARSCGGDVGVIAKIESIDSLTNLEEIILASDGAMVARGDLGAQIXLEQVPAAQQRIVKVCRALNKPVIVASQLLESMIEYPTPTRAEVADVSEAVRQRSDALMLSGESAMGQFPDKALTVLRSVSLRIERWWREEKRYESTPLQPIGSGFSDRISEEICNSAAKMANNLGVDAVFVYTKDGHMASLVSRCRPDCPIFAFTTTTSVRRRLNLQWGLIPFRLSFSEDMESNLNKTFSLLKSRGMIKSGDLVVAVSDMLQSIQVMNVP